A genomic region of Candidatus Methylacidiphilales bacterium contains the following coding sequences:
- the ykgO gene encoding type B 50S ribosomal protein L36, with the protein MKVRASVKRRTSDCQIIRRRGKVYVINKKNPRLKQRQG; encoded by the coding sequence ATGAAAGTCAGAGCATCCGTCAAACGGCGCACATCCGACTGCCAGATCATCCGGCGGCGGGGAAAAGTGTACGTCATCAACAAGAAAAATCCCCGGCTCAAGCAGCGCCAGGGTTGA
- the glsA gene encoding glutaminase A has protein sequence MSSKNSFPERPAKPSATSISSPIQETIEALHRQFCDLDEGEVATYIPELGKADPSWFGICLVTADGAVYEAGNTTQEFTIQSISKPFSYGMALEDNSRVEVLKKIWVEPTGEAFNSISLQPGTGRPMNPMINAGAIATTGLVEGKTSAQKMRRILDSLSRFAGRSLSVDQTVYQSENETGHRNRAIAHMLRNFDILTEDPTPALEAYFQQCSVLVNCRDLGVMAATLANGGSNPITGQRAVSADYVESMLSVMGSCGMYDAAGEWIYNVGMPAKSGVAGGIVAVLPGQLGIGVFSPRLDPRGNSVRGIAVCRELSHMFDLHMFKIPRVARTSVRRVIHPDQNGSNRLRTESESRVLKAHGHQIALVELQGELLFSGAESVTRAVLDVIKDSPHLLLDFRHVLRMDLVAARMLTRLLGNILLGNLPVILTGTRHLAILESVFRKEAPEAVRDKILWIQEADYALETAENRLLADLSATWSADERVALGDCELLLGSHPDDLKIFEKLLISSKVASGTALIQPGETGDDLYFLLRGKVSAWVPDGEGGETRVSTFSSGMAFGEMALIDRSPRSAKVVSDTEVELQRLRAVDFDGLEVSCPRLYALILRNLTRLLSGRLRKANIGRSVLAR, from the coding sequence ATGTCCTCCAAGAATTCTTTCCCTGAACGCCCCGCCAAACCGTCCGCCACCTCCATCTCCTCTCCCATCCAAGAAACCATCGAAGCCCTGCACCGCCAGTTTTGCGACTTGGACGAAGGCGAGGTCGCGACCTACATCCCCGAATTGGGCAAGGCCGATCCGTCCTGGTTCGGCATTTGTCTGGTCACTGCCGACGGAGCGGTTTACGAGGCGGGCAACACCACACAGGAATTCACCATCCAGTCGATTTCCAAACCCTTCAGCTACGGCATGGCCTTGGAGGACAACAGCCGGGTCGAGGTCTTGAAGAAAATCTGGGTTGAGCCAACCGGGGAAGCCTTCAACTCGATCAGCCTCCAGCCCGGCACCGGGCGCCCCATGAATCCGATGATCAACGCCGGGGCCATCGCCACCACCGGCCTGGTCGAGGGGAAAACTTCCGCGCAGAAAATGCGGCGGATCCTCGATTCCCTCTCACGCTTCGCCGGACGCAGCCTTTCCGTGGACCAGACCGTTTATCAATCGGAAAACGAAACCGGTCACCGCAACCGTGCCATCGCCCACATGCTGCGCAATTTTGACATCCTCACCGAAGATCCCACCCCAGCGCTGGAGGCCTATTTCCAACAGTGTTCCGTCCTGGTCAACTGTCGCGACCTCGGAGTGATGGCGGCCACCCTGGCCAATGGCGGGTCCAACCCCATCACCGGCCAGCGCGCGGTCAGCGCGGATTACGTCGAGAGCATGCTCAGCGTGATGGGCAGTTGCGGGATGTACGATGCGGCGGGAGAATGGATCTACAATGTGGGCATGCCGGCCAAGAGCGGCGTGGCTGGCGGCATCGTGGCCGTCCTACCCGGCCAGCTCGGCATCGGCGTCTTTTCCCCGCGACTCGATCCGCGCGGGAACAGCGTGCGCGGGATCGCGGTCTGCCGTGAATTGTCCCACATGTTCGACCTGCACATGTTCAAAATCCCCCGGGTGGCCCGGACCAGCGTCCGGCGGGTCATCCACCCGGACCAGAACGGTTCCAACCGGCTCCGCACCGAATCGGAATCACGCGTGCTCAAGGCCCACGGGCACCAGATTGCCTTGGTGGAATTGCAGGGCGAATTGTTGTTTTCCGGGGCGGAATCGGTCACCCGTGCCGTCCTCGATGTGATCAAGGACAGCCCGCACCTCTTGCTCGACTTCCGCCATGTGCTTCGCATGGATTTGGTGGCCGCCCGCATGCTCACCCGCCTCTTGGGAAACATCCTTTTGGGGAACCTGCCGGTCATTTTGACCGGGACCCGCCATCTCGCGATCCTCGAGTCCGTCTTCCGCAAAGAGGCCCCGGAAGCGGTGCGGGACAAAATCCTCTGGATTCAGGAAGCCGACTACGCGTTGGAAACGGCGGAAAACCGCCTGCTGGCCGACCTTTCCGCCACTTGGTCGGCGGACGAGCGGGTGGCACTGGGGGATTGCGAATTGCTCCTCGGCTCACACCCCGACGACCTGAAGATCTTTGAGAAGTTGCTCATTTCCTCCAAGGTGGCCTCGGGCACCGCACTGATCCAGCCTGGCGAAACCGGGGACGATCTCTACTTCCTCCTCAGGGGCAAGGTCAGTGCCTGGGTGCCGGACGGGGAGGGCGGGGAAACCCGTGTCTCCACCTTCTCCTCGGGGATGGCTTTTGGCGAAATGGCCCTCATCGACCGTTCCCCCAGATCAGCCAAAGTGGTCAGTGATACCGAAGTGGAATTGCAGCGCCTGAGAGCGGTGGATTTCGACGGCCTGGAGGTGTCGTGCCCGCGGCTGTATGCCCTCATCCTGCGCAATCTGACCCGTCTGCTTTCCGGACGCCTGCGCAAAGCCAACATCGGTCGCTCTGTGCTGGCCCGATGA
- a CDS encoding LysM domain-containing protein has translation MKLSVVWMALASAAVLLTSCKPPQKGLDAENELNPYFRKAADATAEGNYYAAIEQYEAALQANKNVAKAHVEMGLLYSEKLGDPVSGIYHFQKYLAVRPTAEDREQIQAYVEKAKIDFALTLPNSTVHNAEEMARLSKENMDLKQALAQRDTLQARKDDSTAAARINPVPAEPPPSPAQPASPTGAPTVEHTAAATAPITAPATETIPSTAGARSYTIQKGDSLWKIAKQFYPDDVPGGVQKIKQANPEATAKVQNLKLGTTLVIP, from the coding sequence ATGAAGTTATCTGTAGTTTGGATGGCCCTGGCCTCCGCCGCGGTGTTGTTAACGTCCTGCAAGCCCCCACAGAAGGGCCTGGACGCGGAAAATGAACTCAATCCCTACTTCCGCAAGGCAGCGGATGCCACGGCAGAGGGCAATTATTACGCCGCCATCGAACAATACGAAGCCGCCCTGCAGGCGAACAAAAACGTGGCCAAAGCCCACGTCGAAATGGGTCTCCTCTACTCGGAAAAACTCGGCGACCCGGTCAGCGGCATCTACCACTTCCAGAAATACCTGGCCGTCCGCCCGACCGCCGAGGACCGCGAGCAAATCCAGGCGTATGTGGAAAAAGCCAAAATTGATTTTGCCCTGACTCTGCCCAACTCCACCGTGCACAACGCCGAGGAAATGGCCCGGTTGAGCAAGGAGAACATGGATCTCAAACAAGCCTTGGCCCAGCGCGACACCCTGCAGGCCAGAAAAGACGATTCCACAGCGGCCGCACGGATCAACCCGGTGCCCGCCGAACCTCCGCCCTCCCCGGCCCAGCCTGCTTCACCCACCGGCGCCCCGACCGTTGAACACACGGCAGCCGCCACCGCACCCATCACCGCTCCAGCAACCGAAACCATACCTTCGACCGCCGGAGCCCGCAGCTACACGATCCAAAAAGGCGACAGTCTGTGGAAGATCGCCAAACAATTCTACCCCGATGACGTGCCCGGCGGTGTCCAGAAGATCAAGCAAGCCAACCCCGAAGCCACGGCCAAAGTCCAGAATCTGAAGCTTGGCACGACACTGGTTATTCCATGA
- the rpsD gene encoding 30S ribosomal protein S4, with product MARYTGPRSKISRRFGVPIYGPSKALERRNFPPGVHGPKSRRKLSEYGTALGEKQKLKYMYGVMEKQFRRYYEIAVQKRGVTGDTLLQLLETRLDNVVFRLGFATSRRLARQMVTHGHTRVNGRKASIASMNLKAGDVIEIRDNPKSRRMATLGLEASQLAPVPGWLTLDKDHFKGTVARIPTREEIAPIVNERLVVELYSR from the coding sequence ATGGCTCGTTACACCGGACCCCGCAGCAAAATCAGCCGCCGCTTTGGCGTGCCGATCTATGGACCCTCCAAGGCGCTTGAGCGCCGCAACTTCCCCCCGGGCGTCCACGGCCCGAAAAGCCGCCGCAAGCTCTCCGAATACGGCACCGCCCTCGGGGAAAAGCAAAAACTCAAGTACATGTACGGCGTCATGGAGAAGCAATTCCGCCGCTACTATGAAATCGCCGTCCAGAAACGCGGGGTCACCGGCGACACCCTCCTCCAGCTCCTGGAAACCCGCTTGGACAACGTCGTTTTCCGCCTCGGGTTCGCCACCAGCCGCCGCCTGGCCCGTCAGATGGTCACCCACGGTCACACCCGTGTCAACGGACGCAAGGCCAGTATCGCCAGCATGAACCTCAAGGCCGGCGACGTCATCGAGATCCGGGACAACCCCAAGTCCCGCCGCATGGCCACCCTCGGGCTCGAAGCCTCCCAGCTCGCCCCGGTCCCCGGTTGGCTCACCCTGGACAAAGACCACTTCAAGGGCACTGTTGCCCGTATCCCCACCCGCGAGGAAATCGCCCCCATCGTCAACGAACGTTTGGTCGTCGAATTGTACTCACGGTAA
- the rpsK gene encoding 30S ribosomal protein S11, translated as MEKPKIIKAKGSKNVYQGIAHITASFNNTIVSITDLRGNVIGWSSAGKCGFRGSKKSTAYVAQVIAQDATRQAMSHGLKEVEVRVKGPGTGRESAVRALQAMGLEISTIKDVTPIPHNGCRLRKARRV; from the coding sequence ATCGAAAAACCCAAGATCATCAAGGCCAAGGGCAGCAAGAACGTCTACCAGGGCATCGCCCACATCACCGCTTCTTTCAACAACACCATTGTTTCCATCACCGACCTCCGGGGCAATGTCATCGGATGGTCCAGCGCCGGCAAGTGCGGCTTCCGTGGATCAAAGAAATCCACCGCCTACGTCGCCCAGGTCATCGCCCAGGATGCCACCCGCCAGGCCATGTCCCATGGCCTCAAGGAAGTGGAAGTCCGGGTCAAGGGCCCGGGCACCGGACGCGAATCCGCCGTCCGCGCCCTCCAGGCTATGGGTCTGGAAATCAGCACCATCAAGGACGTCACCCCCATCCCCCACAACGGCTGCCGCCTCCGCAAGGCCCGCCGCGTTTGA
- the infA gene encoding translation initiation factor IF-1: MPQSDRIEMKGTVVGPISKTVFRIELANGQQLPASLSGKMRLSFIRVLPGTPVIVEFSPYDLSKGRIIGLI, from the coding sequence ATGCCGCAAAGTGACCGCATTGAAATGAAAGGCACCGTGGTAGGCCCCATCTCCAAGACGGTATTCCGCATCGAACTGGCCAACGGGCAGCAGCTCCCGGCCAGTTTGTCCGGAAAAATGCGTTTGAGCTTCATTCGGGTCTTGCCAGGCACCCCGGTGATTGTAGAATTCTCGCCCTATGATTTGTCAAAAGGACGGATCATCGGGCTCATCTAA
- a CDS encoding glycosyl hydrolase family 28 protein — MMVDMRRPRMVGHAVIPSGKKVLLKIVTNHPADQAEIRPAQPKLLRKNKDGSLRLTLSANESATLQFLNDPGICLHLNVRPGKWATTTRPQKNVLHYKPGFHVIPGGVLKLQSNQTLQLDDGAVLRGRLECSGVENVLIRGLGVIDLLADCPPDPRNEIAPKAPALKIVHSRNVRVEGVTLRNPSHYGVMLGQSKNIHINHVSIFTHCLWGDGIDSMSCSDLRVAHCFIRSSDDCLAVYADRGEFKGSVRRHHYSHCTLWADVAHPVMVGVHGQQKSPGRNIEKLRFEHLTILRHCEPSPMYQGCLALNPGDWNIIRNVHFTNIRIEDSDAPRLLDLRVLFNPAYNPVPGKTIQDIHFNRISYRGDPEIPSVIEGFDRHRWVKNVSVKQLCINGIRQKSIPNLRTNQWATLPKVG; from the coding sequence ATGATGGTCGATATGCGGCGACCCCGCATGGTCGGACATGCAGTCATTCCGTCCGGTAAAAAAGTATTATTGAAAATTGTGACAAACCACCCGGCAGACCAAGCCGAGATTCGCCCAGCCCAGCCGAAATTGCTTCGAAAAAATAAGGATGGATCGCTTCGTTTGACCCTATCTGCAAATGAATCAGCCACCTTGCAGTTTTTGAACGACCCCGGCATCTGCTTGCACCTGAATGTGCGGCCGGGTAAATGGGCGACGACCACGCGCCCTCAAAAAAACGTGCTGCACTACAAACCGGGATTCCACGTGATCCCCGGGGGTGTGCTCAAACTCCAATCGAATCAGACCCTTCAGCTTGACGATGGAGCCGTTCTGCGCGGTCGTCTCGAATGCTCCGGCGTGGAGAACGTCCTCATTCGGGGGCTGGGAGTCATCGATCTGCTAGCAGATTGTCCCCCGGACCCCAGAAATGAAATAGCCCCCAAAGCGCCTGCCCTCAAAATCGTTCACAGCCGAAACGTCCGGGTGGAAGGCGTGACCCTGCGTAATCCATCGCATTACGGCGTCATGTTAGGTCAGTCAAAAAATATTCATATCAACCACGTCTCCATTTTCACCCACTGCCTCTGGGGGGACGGCATCGACTCCATGTCATGCTCGGATCTCCGGGTGGCGCATTGTTTCATCCGGAGTTCCGACGACTGTCTGGCCGTGTACGCCGACCGCGGCGAATTCAAGGGGTCCGTCCGCCGCCACCATTATTCGCATTGCACCCTTTGGGCAGATGTCGCCCATCCGGTCATGGTTGGAGTGCATGGCCAACAAAAATCTCCTGGCCGTAACATCGAAAAACTGCGCTTTGAACATTTGACCATCCTGCGCCATTGCGAACCCAGTCCGATGTACCAGGGTTGTCTCGCGCTGAATCCCGGAGATTGGAACATCATACGCAACGTCCATTTTACGAACATCCGCATTGAGGATTCCGATGCCCCGCGCCTGCTGGATTTACGGGTGCTTTTCAACCCCGCTTACAACCCAGTGCCCGGAAAAACCATCCAGGACATCCACTTCAACCGCATCAGCTACCGGGGTGATCCGGAAATTCCTTCCGTTATCGAAGGCTTTGACCGGCATCGCTGGGTCAAAAATGTGTCCGTGAAACAATTGTGCATCAACGGTATCCGGCAGAAGTCGATCCCCAATCTACGCACAAACCAGTGGGCAACACTGCCCAAGGTTGGCTGA
- the rpsM gene encoding 30S ribosomal protein S13 yields the protein MPRVLGVDIPGEKRVEFSLRYLYGIGPTRAKEIIEETQIDPATRAKDLTGQQINQIIQVIQTRGYLIEGDLRRDLQVNLKRLQAINCYRGIRHKKGLPVRGQRTQTNARTRKGPRKTVGVQRNKDAKAGKV from the coding sequence ATGCCAAGAGTGTTAGGTGTGGATATTCCAGGGGAAAAGCGCGTCGAGTTTTCGCTGCGCTATCTGTACGGCATCGGGCCGACCCGTGCGAAAGAAATCATTGAAGAAACCCAGATCGATCCGGCCACCCGCGCCAAGGATCTGACCGGACAGCAGATCAACCAGATCATCCAGGTCATCCAGACCCGCGGCTATCTGATTGAAGGCGACCTCCGCCGCGATCTGCAGGTCAATCTCAAGCGCCTCCAGGCCATCAACTGCTACCGCGGCATCCGCCACAAGAAGGGCCTCCCGGTCCGCGGCCAGCGCACCCAGACCAATGCCCGCACCCGCAAGGGCCCCCGCAAGACCGTCGGGGTCCAGCGCAACAAGGACGCCAAGGCCGGCAAGGTCTGA
- a CDS encoding DNA-directed RNA polymerase subunit alpha gives MPIRLSRFELPNRLVKDEASATPVYAKFVAEPFEAGYGHTLGNSLRRVLMTSLEGAAITSIKIEGALHEFATLPGVVQDVTEIVLNLKKVLFKLPNRDARTLYINVNKEGDVTAGDITLDAGVEVINPSQVICTLDKKQKFEAEIEVKVGRGYASGDENKTPETAIGVIPIDSLFSPVRKVKYEVSDTRVGQRTDYDKLSLEVWTDGRLNPDDALLQASAILRHHLDIFVNFDKEPIEFEEPKEQTGTQDSALKKLLNMSVNEIELSVRAANCLNNANITTVGQLALKSEAEMLKYRNFGKKSLNEIKDKLQQLGLGLGMKFEPGLVELPPEAANTESK, from the coding sequence ATGCCCATTCGTCTCAGCCGCTTCGAGCTGCCCAACCGTCTCGTCAAGGACGAGGCTTCCGCCACCCCTGTCTACGCCAAATTCGTCGCCGAACCCTTCGAGGCCGGCTACGGCCACACGCTCGGCAACTCTCTCCGCCGGGTCCTCATGACCTCCCTGGAGGGTGCCGCCATCACCTCGATCAAGATCGAGGGTGCCCTGCACGAATTCGCCACCCTTCCCGGCGTCGTTCAGGACGTCACGGAAATCGTCCTCAACCTCAAGAAGGTCCTCTTCAAGCTCCCCAACCGCGATGCCCGCACCTTGTACATCAATGTGAACAAGGAAGGCGATGTCACCGCCGGGGACATCACCCTTGACGCCGGCGTCGAGGTCATCAACCCCTCCCAAGTCATCTGCACCCTCGACAAAAAGCAGAAGTTCGAGGCCGAGATCGAGGTCAAGGTCGGCCGCGGCTACGCCAGCGGCGACGAAAACAAGACCCCGGAAACCGCCATCGGTGTCATCCCGATCGATTCGCTTTTCTCCCCCGTGCGCAAGGTGAAGTATGAAGTGTCCGACACCCGCGTGGGCCAGCGCACCGACTACGACAAGCTTTCTCTGGAAGTCTGGACCGATGGCCGCCTCAATCCCGATGATGCCCTGCTCCAAGCTTCGGCCATCCTGCGCCACCACTTGGATATCTTCGTCAACTTCGACAAGGAGCCGATCGAGTTCGAGGAGCCGAAGGAACAGACCGGCACCCAGGACAGCGCCCTCAAGAAACTGCTCAACATGAGCGTCAACGAGATCGAACTCTCGGTGCGTGCGGCCAACTGCCTCAACAACGCCAACATCACCACCGTGGGCCAGCTGGCCCTCAAGAGCGAGGCCGAGATGCTCAAGTACCGCAACTTCGGCAAGAAGTCGCTCAACGAGATCAAGGATAAGCTCCAGCAACTCGGTCTGGGTCTGGGCATGAAGTTCGAGCCCGGCCTGGTCGAACTCCCCCCGGAAGCGGCCAATACGGAATCCAAGTAA
- the map gene encoding type I methionyl aminopeptidase: MIPIKRAQEIDSMRRSGQAVAEVLDALMALVQPGITTGEIDAEAAKIIRARGGKSPFHGYRGFPGHICISVNEEVVHGIGGRRKLVYGDLVKLDVGIVLDGWVGDTAASVPVGAVAPEVTRLCQQTERALAAGIDKARAGNRLGDIGCAIEKNVSAAGYSVVKEFVGHGVGRSLHEEPQIPNYGKAGTGPLLKPGMTLAIEPMVNLGRSDVRILGDGWTVVAVDGKFSSHFEHTVLVTEGDPEILTCRKVTALK, translated from the coding sequence ATGATCCCCATCAAGCGCGCCCAGGAAATCGACAGCATGCGGCGCAGCGGCCAGGCCGTTGCTGAAGTGCTGGATGCGCTCATGGCCTTGGTCCAACCCGGCATCACCACCGGCGAGATCGATGCCGAAGCCGCCAAAATCATCCGTGCGCGCGGGGGCAAAAGTCCCTTCCACGGGTACCGCGGGTTCCCCGGCCATATCTGTATTTCGGTCAACGAGGAGGTTGTGCACGGCATTGGCGGCCGACGGAAACTGGTTTACGGCGACTTGGTCAAACTCGACGTGGGCATCGTCCTCGATGGTTGGGTGGGCGACACCGCCGCCTCGGTTCCGGTGGGAGCGGTGGCACCTGAAGTCACCCGTCTCTGTCAACAGACCGAACGGGCGCTGGCCGCTGGGATCGACAAGGCCCGCGCGGGCAACCGCTTGGGCGATATCGGCTGCGCCATCGAAAAAAACGTGTCCGCTGCCGGGTACTCCGTGGTCAAGGAATTCGTCGGCCACGGGGTCGGACGCAGCCTGCACGAGGAGCCCCAGATCCCGAATTACGGCAAGGCCGGCACCGGCCCCCTGCTCAAACCCGGAATGACCCTGGCCATCGAGCCCATGGTCAATCTCGGCCGGTCGGACGTCCGCATCCTCGGCGACGGCTGGACCGTGGTGGCCGTCGACGGCAAGTTTTCCTCGCATTTCGAGCACACCGTGTTGGTCACCGAGGGTGATCCGGAGATCCTGACATGCCGCAAAGTGACCGCATTGAAATGA
- the rplO gene encoding 50S ribosomal protein L15, whose product MNLHDLKPRPGATHRIKRLGCGESSGHGKTSGRGHKGQKARSGGHIRPGFEGGQMPLIRRMPKRGFNNAQFKTYYAPVNLDSLNAFNDGDKIDESVLRAKRLITGTWHGVKILGTGQLTKKLTILAHAASKTAQEKITQAGGTLELVAKKPAGN is encoded by the coding sequence ATGAATCTGCACGACCTCAAACCCCGTCCCGGAGCCACCCACCGCATCAAGCGACTTGGCTGTGGCGAAAGCTCCGGCCATGGCAAAACCAGCGGCCGCGGTCACAAGGGCCAAAAAGCCCGCTCCGGTGGCCACATCCGTCCCGGCTTCGAAGGCGGCCAGATGCCCCTCATCCGCCGCATGCCCAAGCGCGGATTCAACAACGCCCAATTCAAGACCTATTACGCCCCGGTCAATTTGGACAGCCTCAATGCCTTCAACGACGGAGACAAGATCGACGAATCCGTGCTGCGGGCCAAACGTCTGATCACCGGCACCTGGCACGGGGTCAAGATCCTCGGCACCGGCCAGCTGACCAAGAAACTCACGATCCTCGCCCATGCCGCTTCCAAGACGGCCCAGGAGAAAATCACCCAGGCCGGCGGAACGCTGGAGCTGGTCGCCAAAAAACCCGCAGGCAACTAA
- the secY gene encoding preprotein translocase subunit SecY → MFSAFTNCFKIPELRQRIIFTLAVLVVARIGASIPCPGVNFMVLKEYFRTVIEQQQQGNVIGLFNLFSGGALSHCAIFSLTIMPYISASIIVQLAQGVIPSLGKLSREEGGRQKMTQYTRMGTLILCIVQGYFLARSFENPQNLPMLHGIEVVMAKMGPLVANPGWAFQLTTVITLTAGTMFLMWLGEQITERGIGNGVSMIITIGIVSGLPAAITAGWNVFNPPASSGKEAVSPLVLVLLIAFLFAVIAGTIMITQAMRKVAVQYARQVRGNKVFGGQSSFLPLKVNYAGVMPIIFASAILVFPSTIISMMFPTNEAAHKFISLLAPGTWLYVTLEALMIFFFSFFWVAMVFNPTQIADDMKRNGGFIPGVRPGDPTAKFLDFSMTRLTFAGAIFLTVIAVLPMLISSFMGIPMITAQFFGGTGLLIIVGVMLDTMRQTETFLLQRHYDGFLKKGKIRGRSFGASSSQGEAVSEDRIIWLLVLIGIIIVGGIAVSLIKS, encoded by the coding sequence ATGTTTTCCGCCTTCACCAACTGCTTCAAAATCCCGGAACTCCGCCAGCGCATCATCTTCACTCTGGCCGTGCTCGTGGTGGCCCGGATCGGGGCTTCGATACCTTGTCCCGGGGTGAACTTCATGGTGCTCAAGGAATACTTCCGCACGGTCATCGAGCAGCAGCAACAGGGCAACGTCATCGGTCTGTTCAACCTCTTCAGCGGTGGCGCTCTCAGCCATTGCGCGATCTTCTCGCTCACCATCATGCCCTACATCAGCGCCAGCATCATCGTCCAGCTGGCCCAGGGTGTGATTCCCAGTCTGGGCAAGTTGTCCCGCGAAGAAGGGGGACGCCAGAAGATGACCCAGTACACCCGCATGGGCACCCTCATCCTCTGTATCGTCCAGGGCTACTTCCTCGCCCGCAGTTTCGAAAATCCCCAGAACCTCCCCATGCTCCATGGCATCGAGGTGGTGATGGCCAAGATGGGTCCCTTGGTGGCCAATCCGGGTTGGGCCTTCCAGCTCACGACGGTTATCACGCTCACGGCCGGCACCATGTTCCTCATGTGGCTGGGTGAACAGATCACCGAGCGCGGCATCGGCAACGGGGTCTCGATGATCATCACGATCGGGATTGTTTCCGGACTCCCCGCCGCCATCACCGCCGGATGGAATGTCTTCAATCCGCCGGCCAGCAGCGGGAAGGAAGCCGTCAGCCCGCTCGTCCTTGTCCTCCTCATCGCCTTCCTTTTCGCCGTCATCGCCGGCACGATCATGATCACCCAGGCCATGCGCAAAGTGGCGGTTCAATACGCCCGCCAAGTCCGTGGCAACAAGGTCTTCGGCGGCCAGTCTTCCTTCCTTCCGCTCAAGGTCAATTACGCCGGCGTCATGCCCATCATCTTCGCCAGCGCCATCCTCGTCTTCCCCTCGACCATCATCAGCATGATGTTCCCGACCAACGAGGCCGCCCACAAGTTCATCTCCCTCCTGGCCCCGGGCACCTGGCTCTACGTCACGCTCGAGGCCCTCATGATTTTCTTCTTTTCCTTTTTCTGGGTCGCCATGGTGTTCAACCCCACCCAGATCGCCGATGACATGAAGCGCAACGGCGGTTTCATCCCCGGTGTCCGCCCGGGTGACCCCACGGCCAAGTTCCTTGATTTCTCCATGACCCGCCTCACGTTCGCCGGAGCCATCTTTCTCACCGTCATCGCCGTCCTGCCCATGCTCATCAGCAGCTTCATGGGTATCCCCATGATCACGGCCCAGTTCTTCGGCGGCACCGGTCTGCTCATCATCGTCGGGGTCATGCTCGACACCATGCGGCAGACAGAAACTTTCCTCCTGCAACGGCACTACGACGGATTCCTCAAGAAGGGCAAAATCCGCGGACGTTCCTTCGGTGCTTCTTCCTCCCAGGGCGAAGCCGTTTCCGAAGACCGCATCATCTGGTTGCTCGTTCTGATCGGCATCATCATTGTGGGGGGCATCGCCGTCAGCCTGATCAAGAGCTGA